Genomic DNA from Hymenobacter jejuensis:
TAGGCTTTGAGGCTTTCTTTTTGCGTCTCATCCATCGGAATGAGAACGTGGTTGGCGAAAGCTGCTGCGGGCGCACCGAAGCAGGCGGCGAGCAGCAAAAGGAAAAGCAGAAGTCGCTTCGGGGCCATCAGATTCTGCAATTGAAAGTGAATAAATCGGAGCCGGCAGAGACAAAGTGAGTAGGCAATTCCTGCTCTTGCGAAGCTGCGTAAGCGGGCTAAACAAATGTAGCGAAACAGCACGGGAGTTTTCGGGAAACCGGCTACCTTGCGTCATTAGTCGCTGTTGCTAACGAGGTGATTTGCCCGGCCCAGCGTCTTGCCAACGGTAGAGCGCTGCCACCCCCCGCCATGCACTTGCTAGAAAACATTAAGGAGGCTTTCCGTTCCATCAAAAGCAACCTACTGCGTACCGTGCTCACGGGCCTGATCATCGCCCTCGGCATCACGGCGCTGGTGGGCATCCTGACGGCCATTGACGCGATGAAGTACACGCTCAACGAGACGTTTGCCAGCCTCGGCGCTAACTCCTTCGAAATGAAGGCCAAAGGGTATACCAACCAGTTCCGAAGAGGCGGGGTACGGGGGAAAGTGTATCCGGCAATCACGTATTTGCAGGCCAAACAATACAAGCGGCAGCTCGGCGACGAGGCCGAAGTAGGCCTGTCAGCCTTTATTTCGGGGGCCGTGGAGGTAAAGGCCAACGAGAAGAAAACCAACCCAAATATGAGCGTAGTGGCCGGCGACGAGAACTACCTGCGTATCCAGAACTACAACCTGTCGTCGGGGCGCGCGTTTTCGCCGGCAGAACTGGACAACGGCGCCAACGTAGCCATTGTCGGGAGCGAGATTAAGGACAAGCTGTTTCCCGGCCTCGACCCCGTTGATAAATACATCTACTTATTGGGTCGGCGTTTTCAAGTGGTAGGACTGCTTGAAAAAAGCGGTAGCACCATGGGAGGCGGCGGGGCCGATCGGCTGATTCTGATTCCGTTGGAAACCGGCAACCAGATGCCTCGGCAGCGGGCCCTCACCTTTGATATCAAGACGGCCGTCAGCAAGCCGGAAAACATGACTTTTGTGATGGGCCAGGCAACGGGCATCATGCGCGCCGTGCGCCACGATGTGCTGGGCCAGGAAGACTCCTTCGAAGTGGAAAGCAGCGACTCGCTCTCTTCGAAGCTCGATTCGCTGTCGGGGAATTTCAAGCTCGGTGGCGGCTTGATTGCGTTCATCACGCTGCTTGGTGCCAGCATCGCCCTAATGAACATCATGCTGGTATCGGTAACGGAGCGCACCCGTGAGATCGGAATCCGGAAGGCACTGGGCGCAACGTCGGTGCAAATCCGGCAGCAGTTTCTGATCGAAGCCATCGTGATCTGCGTGTTGGGCGGCCTACTCGGCATAATGCTAGGGGTAGGTATTGGCAACAGCGTGTCGCTGTTTGTGGGCAGCAGCAGCTTTTATGTGCCGTGGCTTTGGATGTCGCTGGGCTTGATCATCTGCGTGTCCGTGGGCTTGGCGTCTGGGTATTATCCAGCCAGTAAAGCCGCCCAACTTGACCCAATCGAATCGCTGCGCTACGAGTAACGCTTGAGTTGAGTAAAGGGGAGGCGTCTAAAGACGCGTGCATACGCCTCGTCATTTATGCTGCTGTAGGAGCATATTTCT
This window encodes:
- a CDS encoding ABC transporter permease translates to MHLLENIKEAFRSIKSNLLRTVLTGLIIALGITALVGILTAIDAMKYTLNETFASLGANSFEMKAKGYTNQFRRGGVRGKVYPAITYLQAKQYKRQLGDEAEVGLSAFISGAVEVKANEKKTNPNMSVVAGDENYLRIQNYNLSSGRAFSPAELDNGANVAIVGSEIKDKLFPGLDPVDKYIYLLGRRFQVVGLLEKSGSTMGGGGADRLILIPLETGNQMPRQRALTFDIKTAVSKPENMTFVMGQATGIMRAVRHDVLGQEDSFEVESSDSLSSKLDSLSGNFKLGGGLIAFITLLGASIALMNIMLVSVTERTREIGIRKALGATSVQIRQQFLIEAIVICVLGGLLGIMLGVGIGNSVSLFVGSSSFYVPWLWMSLGLIICVSVGLASGYYPASKAAQLDPIESLRYE